The following are encoded together in the Humulus lupulus chromosome 5, drHumLupu1.1, whole genome shotgun sequence genome:
- the LOC133833875 gene encoding actin-related protein 8-like: protein MCKVGVEVVGLGALKLTGFLKELMQQNNISFESLYTVRTLKENLCYVAYDYEAELLKDTRASSDAAGEGQFTLSKERFQTGEILFQPRMAGV from the exons ATGTGCAAAGTGGGTGTGGAGGTTGTGGGACTGGGAGCACTAAAACTTACCGGGTTTCTTAAGGAGTTGATGCAGCAGAACAATATTAGTTTTGAATCGCTGTACACCGTTCGCACTTTGAAAGAG AATCTCTGTTATGTTGCCTATGATTATGAGGCTGAGCTACTCAAAGATACACGAGCATCATCTGACGCAGCAGGAGAAGGTCAGTTCACTCTTTCAAAAGAGCGGTTTCAAACAGGAGAAATCTTATTCCAGCCACGAATGGCAGGAGTGTAA